A part of candidate division KSB1 bacterium genomic DNA contains:
- a CDS encoding FG-GAP-like repeat-containing protein: protein MSSFPFEEKIFGAIFFDSSNGWALTGDASRKLYHLKNGVWQVDLTPTNIQFFELFGYYAQGPWFGCFDKIRYRYCIRHLVNDKPIDYYTPNADPILQMDYLGPNNIWAVCQWGQIMHFDGSKWELVPCPIFGHVTNISMANDSCGWAGGKYRDIGFLLHWDGKNWGIKMQFKRDAIPSVVMVNDTLGWGFLNDNPQVIRLVRDQSNLVDFTTLIQDTLVVNWQDIIRPTFFHNNGIVKGGSAGTAIVSYPNRQRDILWFTKPPENPQTKIYLLTHDGKISYIHQQSTPSPRQLWQYVSSPMQGTSDEYGVAFGDLDGDGDDDVYSINTFDKNHVFLYRGNRQIKNIHGNFFIDGAEHLDLLEPARSKEGPVIFDMGVAIADMDNDGDRDIYLTSMYEKNMLYENRENQSFREVAIKAGVSGGIVRSQVGTWGDIDNDGDVDLFVTNEDTTNMLFLNNGFGKFREITHLAGLTSRRGGKSATLGDLDGDGDLDLVVTFFNLPNRVYRNDGIDLRTHLPFYRDVTNLWLPPGPDSLAKSTAACLADIDNDGDLDLYICKLVSSNRLYENDGMGHFTDITEAAGLLDSCLTSSACFFDADNDGDLDLFLSNRGPNIFFKNLGNKKFIKDEKTFKLESARYSNGVACGDPDNDGDLDLYVANNDAESIYYENKLNNKNYLEIKLIGTKSNRDAIGAKAFLYASGHLDQKEYLLGMREINGGYGYGCMNSTTIHFGVQSDQTYDLKIWFPSGIEIFKTNVEPGQILFIEEQAGWAKSLALLQRSVMRIVKSQRVQIEFFKFIALVALFIAAALIFDRKKWIALRHPMLLPGYPLGLYLILVFVTKDANIWFASIVPVLLAIFSFGGLAYIQKMQVAHTTKERLAEELLVACKAFDHGSWATSCLNQLQLFAVNLPPNQPISEKIEQQLKETILSYYQLAFKELGHIHQLAQSAGIQVQAAAELDRQRLALSSNLEKIKVILALKKSISRDLLKNVYHLIEQIKLNLREVYRSAIRWFTCDAVKFIHGTFAALDHNPAAVIRFSNGNVQQEEAWVCIKPNEFAMIMDNLVQNAQRAMIGQPNPKISVKLHQNDRHLFIEFSDNGCGIPRRLWDTIFEEGYSTKNDSNGGFGLYYARKTLEKYGGSIDVIKSAPNRGTTFLLKLRRA, encoded by the coding sequence AACAAATATTCAATTCTTTGAATTATTCGGCTATTACGCCCAGGGTCCATGGTTCGGTTGCTTCGACAAAATAAGATATCGCTATTGTATTCGCCACCTGGTAAATGATAAACCGATTGATTATTACACTCCCAACGCTGACCCGATTCTGCAAATGGACTATTTAGGCCCGAATAATATCTGGGCCGTTTGTCAGTGGGGACAGATTATGCACTTTGATGGATCGAAATGGGAACTGGTACCCTGTCCCATATTTGGCCACGTAACCAATATCAGCATGGCCAACGACAGTTGTGGCTGGGCTGGTGGCAAATATCGGGACATCGGATTCCTGTTGCATTGGGATGGTAAAAATTGGGGGATCAAAATGCAATTTAAAAGAGATGCCATACCGAGTGTTGTCATGGTGAATGATACCCTCGGCTGGGGTTTTCTGAATGACAATCCCCAGGTGATCCGATTGGTGCGAGATCAATCGAATCTGGTAGATTTCACGACTTTGATTCAAGATACGCTCGTGGTCAACTGGCAAGATATAATTCGTCCCACATTTTTCCATAACAACGGAATTGTGAAAGGCGGTAGCGCAGGAACGGCTATTGTTTCTTATCCCAATCGCCAGCGCGATATCCTCTGGTTCACTAAACCACCTGAAAATCCCCAAACCAAAATCTATTTGCTTACGCATGATGGTAAAATAAGCTATATCCACCAACAATCGACGCCTTCTCCCCGGCAACTCTGGCAGTATGTATCATCTCCGATGCAAGGAACTTCTGATGAATACGGCGTTGCCTTTGGAGATTTGGATGGCGATGGGGATGATGATGTATATAGCATAAACACATTTGATAAAAACCATGTTTTTCTATATAGAGGCAATCGGCAAATCAAAAATATTCATGGAAATTTCTTCATCGATGGCGCTGAGCATCTAGATCTGCTCGAACCAGCTCGCTCCAAAGAAGGGCCTGTAATTTTCGACATGGGCGTCGCCATCGCCGATATGGACAATGATGGAGATCGGGATATTTATCTCACCAGCATGTACGAAAAAAACATGCTTTATGAAAATCGAGAAAATCAAAGCTTTCGAGAGGTAGCTATTAAAGCCGGCGTGTCTGGCGGCATCGTCCGCTCCCAGGTCGGAACCTGGGGCGATATTGATAACGACGGCGACGTCGATCTGTTCGTTACCAATGAGGATACCACCAACATGCTATTCCTCAACAATGGGTTTGGGAAATTTAGAGAGATCACGCATTTGGCGGGACTTACCAGCCGTCGTGGCGGCAAAAGTGCCACCCTCGGCGACCTGGATGGCGATGGCGATCTGGATTTGGTGGTAACATTCTTCAATTTACCCAATCGGGTCTATCGTAACGATGGGATCGATCTTCGCACTCACCTCCCATTTTATCGAGATGTCACAAACCTCTGGTTGCCACCCGGGCCCGATTCACTGGCCAAAAGCACAGCAGCCTGCCTGGCGGATATCGACAATGACGGCGATCTCGATCTCTATATTTGCAAATTAGTTTCAAGCAATCGACTGTATGAAAATGACGGCATGGGTCACTTCACCGATATTACAGAGGCAGCAGGGTTGCTCGATTCCTGCCTCACCAGCAGCGCCTGCTTCTTCGATGCGGATAACGACGGTGATCTCGATCTGTTTCTGTCCAATCGGGGACCGAATATCTTTTTTAAAAATCTCGGCAACAAGAAATTCATCAAAGATGAAAAGACTTTTAAATTAGAATCCGCTCGCTATTCCAATGGCGTAGCTTGCGGCGACCCCGATAACGATGGCGATCTGGACTTGTATGTCGCCAATAATGATGCCGAGAGCATTTATTACGAAAATAAACTCAATAACAAAAACTATTTGGAAATTAAATTAATTGGCACCAAAAGCAATCGGGATGCCATTGGCGCCAAAGCATTTTTATATGCAAGCGGTCATCTCGATCAAAAGGAATATTTGCTGGGCATGCGAGAAATTAACGGTGGGTACGGCTACGGCTGCATGAATTCCACTACCATCCATTTTGGGGTTCAGAGTGATCAGACCTATGATCTGAAAATCTGGTTTCCCAGCGGTATCGAAATTTTTAAAACTAATGTGGAGCCAGGACAAATTTTATTTATTGAAGAACAGGCTGGCTGGGCAAAATCGCTCGCCTTGCTCCAGCGTTCTGTCATGCGAATCGTAAAATCGCAACGGGTTCAGATTGAATTTTTCAAATTTATCGCTTTGGTGGCACTGTTTATCGCTGCTGCCTTGATCTTTGATCGAAAAAAGTGGATCGCCCTACGCCATCCAATGCTGTTGCCTGGCTATCCGTTAGGATTGTATCTCATCCTTGTTTTCGTCACCAAGGATGCTAATATATGGTTCGCATCAATTGTTCCGGTATTGCTGGCAATTTTTTCTTTCGGAGGATTAGCTTACATCCAAAAAATGCAGGTGGCTCACACCACCAAGGAACGATTGGCAGAAGAGTTGCTGGTCGCTTGCAAAGCATTTGATCATGGCAGTTGGGCCACCAGTTGTTTAAATCAATTGCAACTGTTCGCCGTCAATTTACCTCCCAATCAGCCGATTTCAGAAAAAATTGAACAACAACTCAAGGAAACCATTTTGAGCTATTACCAATTGGCTTTCAAAGAGCTCGGTCACATTCACCAGTTGGCCCAAAGCGCTGGGATTCAGGTTCAAGCAGCAGCGGAATTGGATCGACAGCGGTTGGCGCTCTCTTCCAATCTTGAAAAGATTAAAGTGATATTGGCATTGAAGAAAAGTATCTCAAGAGATTTATTGAAAAATGTCTATCATTTGATCGAACAGATCAAATTGAACCTTAGAGAGGTCTATCGCAGTGCGATTCGCTGGTTCACATGCGATGCGGTTAAATTTATTCATGGGACCTTTGCAGCACTAGACCATAACCCAGCAGCTGTGATCCGTTTTTCAAATGGAAACGTTCAACAGGAGGAAGCCTGGGTCTGCATTAAGCCGAACGAATTTGCGATGATCATGGATAATCTGGTGCAGAATGCTCAGCGGGCAATGATCGGTCAACCTAATCCAAAAATTTCCGTCAAGCTTCATCAAAACGATCGTCATCTTTTTATTGAATTCTCTGACAATGGTTGTGGCATACCTCGAAGGCTTTGGGACACAATTTTTGAGGAAGGATACTCTACTAAGAACGATTCGAATGGCGGCTTTGGCCTCTATTACGCTCGAAAGACCCTGGAAAAATACGGAGGGAGCATTGATGTAATTAAGAGCGCTCCAAATCGAGGGACAACATTTTTGCTGAAGCTGCGAAGGGCGTAG